In one window of Clupea harengus chromosome 4, Ch_v2.0.2, whole genome shotgun sequence DNA:
- the LOC105897299 gene encoding zinc finger protein 335 isoform X4: MEGSLTRFNYKERGRDNRPRQTAFQLQTLMDSEEIEVESSSDVGPSGREEPSESGMGMESSEAMSADSSDAAAPLAMAPESDCHVGQSSEGIVVFIPETSSSTDVHGVHLPDSSSVAQSTSVSSVSTVTQSVMVSGSAQVVVHSSAVSDGGMMVSDSTASTSSDLGSAIDKIIESTIGPDIMNGCIAVTSAEDGSAETTQYLILQGPDDGAPMVAHMSSSALSSRIAIDALADGPTSTCFDQSDMAEGVRGSSLEPDQPDQTGHCGYPEHEAGSSSSSSSRSNRPDQTGEAQYIECSSEQSDRPRLCRFTDFSVDNSDEPLQGYVECSGTDSSPPQHHTRYVVECSAGYLESSAADDEERPQHSSYISDSSVGGSFSQRGSHYAECVTTAGPDQPGCSHYQDHESTQPDQPQDSEDGPQRSGYMECSTGRGSLYADEGTSQRSLADTAGSSNLPERMDCSESQSGTYISSSGTYSAQPEQEAAPEWSPRGESGQQADGGVVEELGVEGGRRDRAPNLAELEEMMEVVIVQQFKCKMCPYKSVSKDTLINHMRDRHFKPTGPPPKKRGRGRPRRSDAVARQVVAVKVEEPAEEEDDDIVDAGAIDDPEEDSDYSPADKEYRSRQAPPQRQAPSSCPSSSQDRPRRRVGRPKKFGNFYGSQEAESASKTKGSVDPQASEEASSSGLGNGTTSLANGSQAEPGVSQSDSENKDPSSNTGPDEAEFYPRKRGRPSKRFLRKKYRKYINRNRYYKSLKPLLRPHNCWICGSRFLSQDDLRFHIESHEGNDPERFKCLQCNYRCKRWSSLKEHMFNHEGIKPYKCDECDYTSVYKKDVIRHSAVHNKDKKKKPDLVPKMSQFPCPICHRVYPMQKRLTQHMKTHSNEKPHVCDKCGKSFKKRYTFKMHLLTHIQSCGNSRYEKTGFKCEFCDYTCDNKKLLLNHQLSHTSDKPFKCDYCKYSTTKEDFLVSHLAIKHTGEKPFSCELCHFMTKHRKNLRLHVQCRHPEAFEEWSQNHPEEPVRRRRRPFFTIQQIEDLKQQHESQGLQNTIVSVDPVTLQAMHSIDNASVAQDAEGNTTIIYEQVGSSDLSAQNALDLLLNMSNARELAGNALQVAVLKPDSKTLEPGTWVETEEGAQAVSLQSQKVVTFHVAENGETLVQEAFEASVGEAGGGEITQIAISAYEESGDFSVVEQAAEEIHSTDPSYSSAEELPTDAQAMEVSSDGVSDSGLLREHKDKFYLSSSLTDGVMQQVELSSEVSGSPCSRQQLNTKRFSCRICMESFHGRSDMENHKRAHIDPSTFKCPDCEFTASSWPEVKAHMALHSYLRPHKCTSCSFASKNKKDLRRHMMTHTNEKPFACDLCGQRFNRNGHLKFHMERLHSQDPPTRRTRPGTSQTIIVNSDEEALATLQSALQAGQTVISSEQLQQALGQDHIIVSQDQSLSDQEEATYIQQITTVDGQTVQHLMTADNQVQYIISQDGVQHLLPQEYVVVSDGNHIQMPDGQIAQIQYEHDGTFLQEQQIALTHDGQIQYVPLSSEQQIVSPEDLEAAAHSAVTDAAMAQVQTVYTTEATPEQLEQMQQQGIHYDVITFSED, translated from the exons ATGGAGGGCAGCTTGACTCGTTTCAATTATAAAGAGAGGGGTCGTGATAACAGACCTAGACAGACTGCATTTCAGTTGCAGACGCTG ATGGATTCCGAGGAGATCGAGGTGGAAAGCAGTAGTGATGTGGGCCCCTCAGGACGGGAGGAGCCGTCGGAGAGTGGCATGGGCATGGAATCGTCAGAGGCCATGTCTGCTGACAGCAGCGACGCTGCTGCCCCGCTGGCCATGGCTCCAGAGTCAGACTGCCACGTGGGACAAAGTTCAGAGGGGATTGTG GTGTTCATCCCAGAGACGAGCTCCAGCACAGATGTGCACGGTGTCCACCTGCCTGACTCCTCCTCTGTCGCCCAGTCCACCAGCGTGTCCAGCGTCTCCACGGTGACACAGTCCGTCATGGTGTCCGGGTCGGCCCAGGTGGTGGTGCACTCAAGCGCAGTGTCAGACGGAGGGATGATGGTGTCCGACTCCACAGCCTCCACGTCCTCCGACTTGGGCTCTGCCATTGACAAAATTATCGAGTCCACCATTGGCCCTGACATTATGAATG GATGTATCGCTGTGACGAGTGCAGAAGACGGCAGTGCTGAGACCACACAGTACTTAATCCTACAAGGACCAGATGATG GAGCTCCCATGGTGGCTCATATGTCATCCTCCGCCCTGTCCAGCCGCATTGCCATTGATGCTCTCGCAGACGGACCCACCTCCACCTGCTTTGACCAATCAGACATGGCGGAGGGCGTTCGGGGCAGCAGCCTGGAGCCGGATCAACCGGACCAGACGGGTCACTGTGGCTACCCAGAGCACGAggctggcagcagcagcagcagcagcagccgcagcaacCGACCGGACCAGACCGGGGAGGCGCAGTACATAGAGTGCAGCAGCGAGCAGTCTGATCGTCCCCGGCTGTGTCGCTTCACAGACTTCAGTGTGGACAACTCCGACGAGCCTTTGCAGGGCTACGTCGAGTGCAGTGGCACGGACTCGTCGCCCCCCCAACACCACACCCGCTATGTGGTGGAGTGCAGTGCCGGGTACCTGGAGAGCAGTGCGGCGGACGACGAGGAGCGGCCGCAGCACTCGAGCTACATCAGCGACAGCAGCGTGGGCGGCTCGTTCTCCCAGCGGGGCTCGCACTACGCCGAGTGCGTCACCACGGCAGGCCCCGACCAGCCCGGCTGCTCTCACTACCAGGATCACGAGAGCACCCAGCCGGACCAGCCCCAGGACTCGGAGGACGGGCCGCAGCGTTCAGGGTATATGGAGTGCAGCACGGGCCGGGGTTCCCTGTACGCGGACGAGGGCACGTCGCAGCGCTCCCTGGCTGACACGGCAGGTAGCAGCAACCTGCCCGAGCGGATGGACTGCAGCGAGAGCCAGTCGGGGACGTACATCAGCAGCAGCGGCACCTACTCCGCGCAGCCCGAGCAGGAGGCGGCCCCGGAGTGGTCCCCCCGCGGGGAGTCCGGACAGCAGGCCGACGGCGGAGTGGTGGAAgagctgggggtggaggggggacgCAGGGACCGGGCGCCTAACCTGgcggagctggaggagatgatggaggtggtGATCGTGCAGCAGTTCAAGTGCAAAATGTGCCCCTACAAAAGCGTCTCGAAGGACACACTCATTAACcacatgagagacagacatttCAAGCCCACTG GTCCTCCACCAAAAAAGCGGGGTCGAGGTAGACCTCGGCGCTCTGATGCAGTGGCGCGGCAGGTGGTGGCGGTCAAGGTGGAAGAgccagcagaggaagaggacgatGACATTGTGGACGCTGGCGCTATAGACGACCCTGAAG AGGACAGTGACTACAGTCCCGCAGATAAAGAGTACCGCAGCAGACAGGCTCCACCTCAGCGCCAAGCTCCCTCCTCCTGCCCATCCTCCTCCCAGGACAGACCTCGACGGAGGGTTGGGAGACCAAAGAAATTCGGCAACTTCTACGGCAGTCAGG AAGCAGAGAGTGCGTCTAAAACCAAGGGGAGCGTGGATCCTCAGGCCTCTGAAGAAGCTAGTTCCTCTGGGCTGGGGAATGGAACCACCTCTTTGGCCAATGGGAGCCAAGCTGAACCTGgggtcagccaatcagattccGAGAACAAAGACCCATCATCAAACACCGGGCCTGATGAGGCAGAGTTTTATCCAAGGAAACGTGGTCGGCCCTCCAAGAGGTTTCTGCGGAAGAAATATAGAAAGTACATCAATCGCAA TAGGTATTATAAATCGCTGAAACCCCTCCTGAGACCCCATAACTGCTGGATCTGTggctctcgttttctctctcaagATGACCTCCGATTTCACATTGAATCGCATGAAGGCAACGACCCGGAGCGCTTCAAATGCCTTCAGTGCAACTATCGGTGCAAGCGCTGGTCTTCACTAAAG GAGCACATGTTCAACCATGAGGGAATCAAGCCATATAAATGCGACGAGTGTGACTACACGAGTGTGTACAAGAAGGATGTGATCCGGCACTCAGCTGTTCACAACAAAGACAA GAAAAAGAAGCCAGATTTG GTGCCCAAGATGTCCCAGTTCCCTTGTCCGATATGCCACAGAGTGTACCCCATGCAGAAGCGCCTGACCCAGCACATGAAAACCCACAGCAATGAGAAGCCACACGTGTGCGACAAG TGTGGGAAGTCCTTTAAGAAGCGGTACACTTTTAAAATGCACCTTCTAACTCATATCCAAAGCTGTGGAAACAGCCGGTATGAGAAGACGGG GTTTAAGTGTGAGTTTTGCGACTACACGTGTGACAACAAGAAGCTCCTGCTGAACCACCAGCTGTCTCATACCAGCGACAAGCCCTTCAAATGTGACTACTGCAAATACTCGACTACCAAAGAGGACTTCCTCGTGTCTCACTTGGCCATCAAGCACACGG GAGAGAAGCCCTTCTCGTGTGAACTGTGCCACTTCATGACCAAACACAGGAAGAACCTGCGGCTGCACGTGCAGTGCCGGCACCCGGAGGCGTTCGAGGAGTGGAGCCAGAACCACCCGGAGGAGCCGGTGCGCCGACGCCGCCGGCCCTTCTTCACCATACAGCAGATCGAGGATCTCAAGCAGCAGCACGAGTCCCAGGGCCTCCAGAACACCATC GTGTCGGTGGATCCGGTCACCCTTCAGGCCATGCACAGCATTGACAACGCCTCTGTGGCCCAGGATGCAGAGGGCAACACCACCATCATCTATGAGCAAG TGGGCTCCTCAGACCTGTCGGCCCAGAATGCCCTTGATCTGCTTCTGAACATGAGCAACGCCCGTGAACTCGCGGGAAACGCACTACAG GTTGCGGTGCTAAAGCCGGACAGTAAGACCCTGGAGCCGGGCACGTgggtggagacagaggagggcgCCCAGGCTGTTTCACTGCAGTCCCAGAAGGTGGTGACGTTTCACGTGGCGGAGAACGGGGAGACGCTGGTGCAGGAGGCCTTCGAGGCCAGTGTCGGAGAGGCAGGCGGGGGGGAGATCACCCAGATCGCCATCAGCGCCTACGAGGAATCGGGCGACTTCAGTGTGGTGGAGCAGGCTGCCGAGGAGATCCACAGCACCGACCCATCATACAG CAGTGCAGAGGAACTCCCCACTGACGCTCAGGCCATGGAGGTGAGCAGCGACGGCGTGTCTGACTCAGGACTACTCAGGGAGCACAAAGACAAGTTCTACCTGAGCTCCAGCCTGACCGACGGTGTCATGCAGCAGGTGGAG CTGAGCAGCGAGGTGTCGGGCTCTCCCTGCTCCCGTCAGCAGCTCAACACCAAGAGGTTCTCCTGCCGCATCTGCATGGAGTCCTTCCACGGCCGCTCTGACATGGAGAACCACAAGAGGGCGCACATCGACCCCAGTACCTTCAAGTGTCCCGACTGCGAATTCACCGCCTCCTCCTGGCCAGAGGTCAAG GCTCACATGGCGCTGCACTCCTACCTGCGGCCGCACAAATGCACCAGTTGCAGTTTTGCCTCAAAGAACAAGAAGGACCTTCGGCGTCACATGATGACCCACACCAATGAGAAGCCTTTTGCCTGTGATCTTTGTGGACAGAG GTTTAACCGCAACGGGCACCTAAAGTTCCACATGGAGCGGCTGCACAGCCAGGACCCTCCGACTCGCAGGACCAGGCCGGGCACGTCCCAGACCATCATAGTCAACAGTGACGAGGAGGCCCTGGCCACCCTGCAGT CAGCCTTGCAGGCGGGGCAGACGGTGATCAGCTctgagcagctgcagcaggccCTGGGCCAGGACCACATCATCGTCTCCCAGGATCAGTCACTCTCTGACcag GAGGAAGCCACGTATATCCAGCAGATCACCACTGTGGACGGGCAGACAGTCCAGCACCTTATGACCGCTGATAACCAG GTTCAGtacatcatctcccaggacggAGTCCAGCACCTTCTCCCCCAGGAGTATGTGGTAGTGTCTGACGGCAACCACATTCAG ATGCCAGACGGCCAGATTGCGCAGATCCAGTACGAGCATGACGGCACGTttctgcaggagcagcag ATTGCACTGACTCATGACGGGCAGATTCAGTACGTGCCTCTCAGCTCCGAGCAGCAGATCGTCAGCCCCGAGGACCTGGAGGCTGCGGCACACTCGGCTGTCACAG ATGCAGCCATGGCGCAGGTACAGACTGTCTACACCACTGAGGCTACGCCTGAGCAGCTGGAACAGATGCAACAGCAGGGCATCCACTACGACGTCATCACATTCTCTGAGgactag
- the LOC105897299 gene encoding zinc finger protein 335 isoform X3 — MEGSLTRFNYKERGRDNRPRQTAFQLQTLMDSEEIEVESSSDVGPSGREEPSESGMGMESSEAMSADSSDAAAPLAMAPESDCHVGQSSEGIVVFIPETSSSTDVHGVHLPDSSSVAQSTSVSSVSTVTQSVMVSGSAQVVVHSSAVSDGGMMVSDSTASTSSDLGSAIDKIIESTIGPDIMNGCIAVTSAEDGSAETTQYLILQGPDDGAPMVAHMSSSALSSRIAIDALADGPTSTCFDQSDMAEGVRGSSLEPDQPDQTGHCGYPEHEAGSSSSSSSRSNRPDQTGEAQYIECSSEQSDRPRLCRFTDFSVDNSDEPLQGYVECSGTDSSPPQHHTRYVVECSAGYLESSAADDEERPQHSSYISDSSVGGSFSQRGSHYAECVTTAGPDQPGCSHYQDHESTQPDQPQDSEDGPQRSGYMECSTGRGSLYADEGTSQRSLADTAGSSNLPERMDCSESQSGTYISSSGTYSAQPEQEAAPEWSPRGESGQQADGGVVEELGVEGGRRDRAPNLAELEEMMEVVIVQQFKCKMCPYKSVSKDTLINHMRDRHFKPTGPPPKKRGRGRPRRSDAVARQVVAVKVEEPAEEEDDDIVDAGAIDDPEEDSDYSPADKEYRSRQAPPQRQAPSSCPSSSQDRPRRRVGRPKKFGNFYGSQEAESASKTKGSVDPQASEEASSSGLGNGTTSLANGSQAEPGVSQSDSENKDPSSNTGPDEAEFYPRKRGRPSKRFLRKKYRKYINRNRYYKSLKPLLRPHNCWICGSRFLSQDDLRFHIESHEGNDPERFKCLQCNYRCKRWSSLKEHMFNHEGIKPYKCDECDYTSVYKKDVIRHSAVHNKDKKKKPDLVPKMSQFPCPICHRVYPMQKRLTQHMKTHSNEKPHVCDKCGKSFKKRYTFKMHLLTHIQSCGNSRYEKTGFKCEFCDYTCDNKKLLLNHQLSHTSDKPFKCDYCKYSTTKEDFLVSHLAIKHTGEKPFSCELCHFMTKHRKNLRLHVQCRHPEAFEEWSQNHPEEPVRRRRRPFFTIQQIEDLKQQHESQGLQNTIVSVDPVTLQAMHSIDNASVAQDAEGNTTIIYEQVGSSDLSAQNALDLLLNMSNARELAGNALQVAVLKPDSKTLEPGTWVETEEGAQAVSLQSQKVVTFHVAENGETLVQEAFEASVGEAGGGEITQIAISAYEESGDFSVVEQAAEEIHSTDPSYSSAEELPTDAQAMEVSSDGVSDSGLLREHKDKFYLSSSLTDGVMQQVELSSEVSGSPCSRQQLNTKRFSCRICMESFHGRSDMENHKRAHIDPSTFKCPDCEFTASSWPEVKAHMALHSYLRPHKCTSCSFASKNKKDLRRHMMTHTNEKPFACDLCGQRFNRNGHLKFHMERLHSQDPPTRRTRPGTSQTIIVNSDEEALATLQSLQAGQTVISSEQLQQALGQDHIIVSQDQSLSDQEEATYIQQITTVDGQTVQHLMTADNQVQYIISQDGVQHLLPQEYVVVSDGNHIQMPDGQIAQIQYEHDGTFLQEQQIALTHDGQIQYVPLSSEQQIVSPEDLEAAAHSAVTAVADAAMAQVQTVYTTEATPEQLEQMQQQGIHYDVITFSED; from the exons ATGGAGGGCAGCTTGACTCGTTTCAATTATAAAGAGAGGGGTCGTGATAACAGACCTAGACAGACTGCATTTCAGTTGCAGACGCTG ATGGATTCCGAGGAGATCGAGGTGGAAAGCAGTAGTGATGTGGGCCCCTCAGGACGGGAGGAGCCGTCGGAGAGTGGCATGGGCATGGAATCGTCAGAGGCCATGTCTGCTGACAGCAGCGACGCTGCTGCCCCGCTGGCCATGGCTCCAGAGTCAGACTGCCACGTGGGACAAAGTTCAGAGGGGATTGTG GTGTTCATCCCAGAGACGAGCTCCAGCACAGATGTGCACGGTGTCCACCTGCCTGACTCCTCCTCTGTCGCCCAGTCCACCAGCGTGTCCAGCGTCTCCACGGTGACACAGTCCGTCATGGTGTCCGGGTCGGCCCAGGTGGTGGTGCACTCAAGCGCAGTGTCAGACGGAGGGATGATGGTGTCCGACTCCACAGCCTCCACGTCCTCCGACTTGGGCTCTGCCATTGACAAAATTATCGAGTCCACCATTGGCCCTGACATTATGAATG GATGTATCGCTGTGACGAGTGCAGAAGACGGCAGTGCTGAGACCACACAGTACTTAATCCTACAAGGACCAGATGATG GAGCTCCCATGGTGGCTCATATGTCATCCTCCGCCCTGTCCAGCCGCATTGCCATTGATGCTCTCGCAGACGGACCCACCTCCACCTGCTTTGACCAATCAGACATGGCGGAGGGCGTTCGGGGCAGCAGCCTGGAGCCGGATCAACCGGACCAGACGGGTCACTGTGGCTACCCAGAGCACGAggctggcagcagcagcagcagcagcagccgcagcaacCGACCGGACCAGACCGGGGAGGCGCAGTACATAGAGTGCAGCAGCGAGCAGTCTGATCGTCCCCGGCTGTGTCGCTTCACAGACTTCAGTGTGGACAACTCCGACGAGCCTTTGCAGGGCTACGTCGAGTGCAGTGGCACGGACTCGTCGCCCCCCCAACACCACACCCGCTATGTGGTGGAGTGCAGTGCCGGGTACCTGGAGAGCAGTGCGGCGGACGACGAGGAGCGGCCGCAGCACTCGAGCTACATCAGCGACAGCAGCGTGGGCGGCTCGTTCTCCCAGCGGGGCTCGCACTACGCCGAGTGCGTCACCACGGCAGGCCCCGACCAGCCCGGCTGCTCTCACTACCAGGATCACGAGAGCACCCAGCCGGACCAGCCCCAGGACTCGGAGGACGGGCCGCAGCGTTCAGGGTATATGGAGTGCAGCACGGGCCGGGGTTCCCTGTACGCGGACGAGGGCACGTCGCAGCGCTCCCTGGCTGACACGGCAGGTAGCAGCAACCTGCCCGAGCGGATGGACTGCAGCGAGAGCCAGTCGGGGACGTACATCAGCAGCAGCGGCACCTACTCCGCGCAGCCCGAGCAGGAGGCGGCCCCGGAGTGGTCCCCCCGCGGGGAGTCCGGACAGCAGGCCGACGGCGGAGTGGTGGAAgagctgggggtggaggggggacgCAGGGACCGGGCGCCTAACCTGgcggagctggaggagatgatggaggtggtGATCGTGCAGCAGTTCAAGTGCAAAATGTGCCCCTACAAAAGCGTCTCGAAGGACACACTCATTAACcacatgagagacagacatttCAAGCCCACTG GTCCTCCACCAAAAAAGCGGGGTCGAGGTAGACCTCGGCGCTCTGATGCAGTGGCGCGGCAGGTGGTGGCGGTCAAGGTGGAAGAgccagcagaggaagaggacgatGACATTGTGGACGCTGGCGCTATAGACGACCCTGAAG AGGACAGTGACTACAGTCCCGCAGATAAAGAGTACCGCAGCAGACAGGCTCCACCTCAGCGCCAAGCTCCCTCCTCCTGCCCATCCTCCTCCCAGGACAGACCTCGACGGAGGGTTGGGAGACCAAAGAAATTCGGCAACTTCTACGGCAGTCAGG AAGCAGAGAGTGCGTCTAAAACCAAGGGGAGCGTGGATCCTCAGGCCTCTGAAGAAGCTAGTTCCTCTGGGCTGGGGAATGGAACCACCTCTTTGGCCAATGGGAGCCAAGCTGAACCTGgggtcagccaatcagattccGAGAACAAAGACCCATCATCAAACACCGGGCCTGATGAGGCAGAGTTTTATCCAAGGAAACGTGGTCGGCCCTCCAAGAGGTTTCTGCGGAAGAAATATAGAAAGTACATCAATCGCAA TAGGTATTATAAATCGCTGAAACCCCTCCTGAGACCCCATAACTGCTGGATCTGTggctctcgttttctctctcaagATGACCTCCGATTTCACATTGAATCGCATGAAGGCAACGACCCGGAGCGCTTCAAATGCCTTCAGTGCAACTATCGGTGCAAGCGCTGGTCTTCACTAAAG GAGCACATGTTCAACCATGAGGGAATCAAGCCATATAAATGCGACGAGTGTGACTACACGAGTGTGTACAAGAAGGATGTGATCCGGCACTCAGCTGTTCACAACAAAGACAA GAAAAAGAAGCCAGATTTG GTGCCCAAGATGTCCCAGTTCCCTTGTCCGATATGCCACAGAGTGTACCCCATGCAGAAGCGCCTGACCCAGCACATGAAAACCCACAGCAATGAGAAGCCACACGTGTGCGACAAG TGTGGGAAGTCCTTTAAGAAGCGGTACACTTTTAAAATGCACCTTCTAACTCATATCCAAAGCTGTGGAAACAGCCGGTATGAGAAGACGGG GTTTAAGTGTGAGTTTTGCGACTACACGTGTGACAACAAGAAGCTCCTGCTGAACCACCAGCTGTCTCATACCAGCGACAAGCCCTTCAAATGTGACTACTGCAAATACTCGACTACCAAAGAGGACTTCCTCGTGTCTCACTTGGCCATCAAGCACACGG GAGAGAAGCCCTTCTCGTGTGAACTGTGCCACTTCATGACCAAACACAGGAAGAACCTGCGGCTGCACGTGCAGTGCCGGCACCCGGAGGCGTTCGAGGAGTGGAGCCAGAACCACCCGGAGGAGCCGGTGCGCCGACGCCGCCGGCCCTTCTTCACCATACAGCAGATCGAGGATCTCAAGCAGCAGCACGAGTCCCAGGGCCTCCAGAACACCATC GTGTCGGTGGATCCGGTCACCCTTCAGGCCATGCACAGCATTGACAACGCCTCTGTGGCCCAGGATGCAGAGGGCAACACCACCATCATCTATGAGCAAG TGGGCTCCTCAGACCTGTCGGCCCAGAATGCCCTTGATCTGCTTCTGAACATGAGCAACGCCCGTGAACTCGCGGGAAACGCACTACAG GTTGCGGTGCTAAAGCCGGACAGTAAGACCCTGGAGCCGGGCACGTgggtggagacagaggagggcgCCCAGGCTGTTTCACTGCAGTCCCAGAAGGTGGTGACGTTTCACGTGGCGGAGAACGGGGAGACGCTGGTGCAGGAGGCCTTCGAGGCCAGTGTCGGAGAGGCAGGCGGGGGGGAGATCACCCAGATCGCCATCAGCGCCTACGAGGAATCGGGCGACTTCAGTGTGGTGGAGCAGGCTGCCGAGGAGATCCACAGCACCGACCCATCATACAG CAGTGCAGAGGAACTCCCCACTGACGCTCAGGCCATGGAGGTGAGCAGCGACGGCGTGTCTGACTCAGGACTACTCAGGGAGCACAAAGACAAGTTCTACCTGAGCTCCAGCCTGACCGACGGTGTCATGCAGCAGGTGGAG CTGAGCAGCGAGGTGTCGGGCTCTCCCTGCTCCCGTCAGCAGCTCAACACCAAGAGGTTCTCCTGCCGCATCTGCATGGAGTCCTTCCACGGCCGCTCTGACATGGAGAACCACAAGAGGGCGCACATCGACCCCAGTACCTTCAAGTGTCCCGACTGCGAATTCACCGCCTCCTCCTGGCCAGAGGTCAAG GCTCACATGGCGCTGCACTCCTACCTGCGGCCGCACAAATGCACCAGTTGCAGTTTTGCCTCAAAGAACAAGAAGGACCTTCGGCGTCACATGATGACCCACACCAATGAGAAGCCTTTTGCCTGTGATCTTTGTGGACAGAG GTTTAACCGCAACGGGCACCTAAAGTTCCACATGGAGCGGCTGCACAGCCAGGACCCTCCGACTCGCAGGACCAGGCCGGGCACGTCCCAGACCATCATAGTCAACAGTGACGAGGAGGCCCTGGCCACCCTGCAGT CCTTGCAGGCGGGGCAGACGGTGATCAGCTctgagcagctgcagcaggccCTGGGCCAGGACCACATCATCGTCTCCCAGGATCAGTCACTCTCTGACcag GAGGAAGCCACGTATATCCAGCAGATCACCACTGTGGACGGGCAGACAGTCCAGCACCTTATGACCGCTGATAACCAG GTTCAGtacatcatctcccaggacggAGTCCAGCACCTTCTCCCCCAGGAGTATGTGGTAGTGTCTGACGGCAACCACATTCAG ATGCCAGACGGCCAGATTGCGCAGATCCAGTACGAGCATGACGGCACGTttctgcaggagcagcag ATTGCACTGACTCATGACGGGCAGATTCAGTACGTGCCTCTCAGCTCCGAGCAGCAGATCGTCAGCCCCGAGGACCTGGAGGCTGCGGCACACTCGGCTGTCACAG CTGTTGCAGATGCAGCCATGGCGCAGGTACAGACTGTCTACACCACTGAGGCTACGCCTGAGCAGCTGGAACAGATGCAACAGCAGGGCATCCACTACGACGTCATCACATTCTCTGAGgactag